CTGTTGTTGCTTCGTTGGACGCCATTATTGGAAACATCTTTAGAATTCAGGTATTTATTGTTGTTGTAATTTACATAGTTGCTctgtttattattactaccacCACGAGTGTTACTTCTACTGTTGTCgttattgttgttgttaCGTGACTCCTTCGaattttgtatttctttCATAAAACCTTTTATCCTTACCATGTTCGCATTTTTGTTCCCATTTTTGTTCGCATTTTTCCCTAGCATATTTGATTTATCATTACTGTTACTAtgtttatttacatttacgtttacatttttatgttcaCTCTCTAAATTAGGTGCATTTATATGATGATTTTTCAAAGTATTGAATACATTTTTGTTACATGcactattatcattattggTATCATTATTGCTATCATTACTGTTATCATTACTGCCgttatttctattattatttttatttttatggaaGTAGTTACTCTTTTCTAAACTCATAAAAttagctttatttttttcttttaccaACAATTCATTATTCGGATTTGCCGCTTTAAgatatattgtattatttttatattcattccTATCATTATCTTTATTAGTAGAGATGATATTTTGATTTCTATTTTTCACGATATGTTTTTCATTACCTCTATATATCCGTGCATCATCAcgatcatcattattataactaCCGTTATAAGTATTGTCATAGTCGTCATAATTGTTATCATAATTGTTGTCATGCTTCTTATCATAGCTCTTTTCGTagttgttataattattattattaccattgtAATATATGTTACTACTGTAGTTACGAGTTTTCAATTTGCCTTCATGATCACAAGTAATAGCTGTGTGTGAATTAAGTCTTCTCAGTTTTTCCTCTTCGTTTTCCAATATATGGTTATGATTGCGCAGTATGTCACTATCACTACTGTATCCATTTGCTTGATTTATTTTCGTATTGTTATGAGCAAGTGGTGCAGACGGTATCATAACAGCGTTCTTATTATTTCTACTTTCGTaaccattattattatttccagCGTTATTACTGTTGTTGCTTCTGCTGTTGCTTCTGACCACGTTGCTGTTGTTGTTCGCTACCTGATCACCTCGTTTTCCACTGACATCCTCACCActgttattatatacatcCTTATTATACTGATACGAATCgtccatatttttattcgtCAAAATGTTTTCCACATTTGAGCAATATTCATCATCTACTTTTTCAGTATATGTACTATTAGCATATTTTTGACAATTCACCTCCTCCAAAAATtcatcaaaattattttctttttttagtttGTCGCTATAATCCTTATAAGACTTTCCatccttattatttttctcatcGTTAAACGCGTTTGAATTCTTAAAATTTGTaacttctttatttaatggcatagttttttttctacTGCTTTGCATAAAGCTTGATATATGATTTATCGAttgcatatttttgtttactaAATTgtctattttgtttaatgAAACTTGATTTTTTCTATTCATATGATCATCCTTAATGAAATGTACAGTACTACTAATTTTATGAAGATTATCATTAATGTTATTAAtgttgttatttatattatctaCATCATTATTAATGCAATTAATgttcttattaatattatcaaTACATAtggtatttttatttgggtcattttctttaaaattatcatattcTAACATGGTTGAATCGTTATATTCATAATTCTCTATCAACCTATCATCAGTATGGTTCCCCTTATAGTTCACATCATTCtccttataattatttactcCCCCCTCATAGTTAGTATCGTCcccattataattattttctccTCTCTTATCATTATGTTTATCACCTGCACCTTTATCATGAGTATGATCTCCCGTGTCCTGTTTATTATTTCGATTATTAGgataatattcataattacTTCTTACATCAATAAGATCTGAttctattaaattatttacatttaatgaTGACATAATATTGCCATGTTCGTgctcttttttctctttgaAACCTACACATGAACCACCACCCGAATGTAACGTATCATTAAAATTGCTATTCCCCATCTTTATGTTTGTGCTTAAATGGTTTATATTATAACTGTTATTATACTTGTCGCTATTTAGGTATTCCCTAATGTTATTCTGTACCCTGTTATTACTATACTTGTACATATTACCGTTATTGCTACTCTGCTTGTTATTGCTATTACTGTTGTAACCATTCCTGTCTGCCTCATTTTCAGCACCTTCCAGTGCATTCATGTTATTCCCATAATTATTCTGGTTGTTGTGCTCACCCCGCACATTATTCCTGTTTACATGATTGTTCATGCTATTGTTCCCTTCAACATTGTGATATTCACCTCCATTATTTCCTCCGTTTTTTATATCGCGATTATTATCGTCATCTTTGTAACCCTGATTGTAATTGTCGTTACTTAAATTTGTACTCCCAATATTCCCTTCTTTCAATACAAAATTCCGAGAAGACATTTTCCCCATAccgttattatattttctgcTGTTCTGGGTATTAAAATAGTTTTTATTATCAACAatgtcattatttttattactactgttgttattattactactgttgttattattacttctgttgttattattactactgttgttattattacttctgttgttattattactaccatcatcatcatcattattattattattaccatcattattattattgcttcCGAAATATTCATTCGTGTCGGAATAAATGACATCATCGCGTTTTTTATAATTGGTTGTGTTCTCATCTGCTGCTTCGTTCATATAATTACTGTTCGACGATCGACTGTCAGTAATCGCATTGTGCATGTTAGATGCATTATATGAATCCTTTTCAAAGTCATACCTGGACTTTGTATACATATTGCTATGATTACCCCTATTATTAGTCTCACTAGAGTAATTGTTCTTGAATGATTTGttctcattattattattggtgGTACCAAATCCAACACCATCTATCACATTAACCGCGTAATCagcaatatatttttttttattattgtttttccACATATCCTTACATTTCTTATCGTTAATATTGTCATATATCATATCTATTTGCGCTGAGTTCTTATCATAATTCAACTCCTTATCATTCAAATATTTAGACTctatattgttattaatattgtttttactattactattacttttAGGATGTGTGCTCTTGTGATTGCCCATTTCATCAGATGTGAAATTCGCATCTGATAATCCTAagttattattcttatattttaaaaaagttttatttttgaaattttcattaatcaTACTATCAATATATTGAATACTATTATTGATTTCCAAATTGTTGTAgttaaaatttatacttttttttctatttcttctttttattatgtctAACTTATTTTTACCGATAATTTTAACTTTCACCTTATTTTTAGAATTACTTATTCTAGATAAATTAGAactatattttctattttcaagattttttaatgatataatagCACCTTTTCCACTCTTACTTCGACAATcttgtaatttatttaataaatttacttCATTTTCCTTCTCCTTAAGagatttttctttattttttaactgttCATGTAATAATTTCAACTGTTCTTGTATAAATTCAGTATCTTTTTCATGCTTTTCCTTCATTAACAGAAATTGTTTTTTCTCTACTTCTAAACTGTTTCTATCTATGTGAATAACTGTTTGTTCATCTAACAACTCTTTTTCTCGCTTCTCAATCATTTGAAATTGCgcatctttttcttttaaactatttttataattaaccAATTGATCTTTCACTTTTTGcaattcgttttttttttctttaagttttttttctCTAGCCTGTAACTTTTCACTATATTCTCTAAGTTCGCTATCAAActtgtttaatttttccttttttttactcaGTTCATCTTCTTTCTTATTATgctccttttccttttcaattAAATCTATTTCCTTTGTCTTTAATTCTTTATCATAATTCAGTAATTCTTCcttattcctttttattttatcaagtTGTTCGTCAAATATTTTACGTGATTGTTCCATTTGAAGCTTGTCATTATTTAATCCTTCCTCTCTTTCATCTAAatcatattttcttttttctaattcttctttttctttttctaaattttccTTCTCTTTATTTAAATCTTCTTGTTGTTgtgataaatttataattctaatttttatgtcattttcttctttttccttaaaattcttataattttttaactctATTTCAATTTGCTCTTTTTCTactaataaattttctttttctaaatttaacTTTTCTTGTTGCACATACAACTTATCTTTCTCCTCTTCTATATCTAGATACACactctttttataattctctAATTCTTCTTGTTCTTTCATTATAagatatttcattttatttttttcttcttctaacattacatattttttctgtatacTTTCTTCATATTTCTCGCATTTTTCTCGAAATTCCTCttcatatatctttttttgttgttcaAAATTATCTCTATCTTTAACAAACTTCATTCTTTCATTTGCCATTTCGTTCTGTAGTTTGTTATTCTCCTcttcgtattttttttctaacaacaatttttcattttgaagATTTTCCTTGCACTTCTTTTCTATATAATCTTTAAATTGTTCCTTTTCATCctctacattttttatcatcaatcttttttcattttctaatTCTTCTCTTAACTTGTTACTTTCTTTATCCATATTTTGTAGCATTCCATTTTTCGTGTTTTCAATGTCCTCTagcataattattttcatcttcTCTACATCTTCAATCATAAGtgatctttctttttttaattcctccttcatataatttatctcattatccttttcctttttcaggTTATTCTTTTCGTTAAGCAACTTCATCCTTTCTTCTTGCATGTTGtctaaaattttcattttatcattttctaactccttcttatttttatttaattcatcGATTAATTCATTGTACTTGTCTATTCTACTTTTTagttcattttcttttatcaaATTACTTCTTTCATTTCGTCTTAattcttcttctttattatgcaaattgttatattcacattctataattttttttttctctttttctagGGATtctaattccttttttaacatttcaagttcattcttttcttttatatttaataatttctcttcttctaattcttttttattattatttaacattttttcttttctttccatactttttctttcattttctaTATCCTTCTCTCGTTCttccatttcttttatttttttattaaattgaCCAAACTTTTCATcgtattcatataatttatttttacatttattttcaataGTAATACACTCATTCATTTTGTCAAGCAATTCTTTCTGGGCATTgtcatatttacattttatagaattcacatatttttctttttcttcaatttcgttcttt
This genomic interval from Plasmodium brasilianum strain Bolivian I chromosome 13, whole genome shotgun sequence contains the following:
- a CDS encoding hypothetical protein (conserved Plasmodium protein); this translates as MKTFTRNRSVYSSSISENETKLINKSEKTIEHIKNKYKNDQYSNCLNIDNSYKGEQKKRKEENTGIEIDTEKEKGNCDNSILGKSNIKETIKNSINNGKNLFNKYKTLFTKDKTDNEEIRQDMNDTEKNNSNNDSNNSSNSNNSSNSNNSSNNERNSRSYNVGSEPIVFNKNSIYTTNRGYDLIDITKSSKYSDVRKDYSNSSNDERNNNASNRNYSETVSSKRKFYALEELKTNSHVDLEMYESLYVTNKKHTYGRQGSENIYNSSNTDTKENNNGNSILIDCDNIKKEDKKMNNYEFYKNNINNGEYLGNVKGNNIKNVFVRNDDNKRWIEENKETNFNFPYSNRTYKENINNNHDNVYKNNIRYNSTTVDIPKPNNNSNKIDINLLYNNNIEKLNSNLSAYNDSNKIAQLQEKYNNNFIYEKEYPVHINDIKEKASSKIKKDISATYANNLALYNNNANNNNFNNNNNNTNNNNNNTNNSNNNNNNNNNDNNNNNNNNNNNDNNNNNNNNNNNNINGGNDNISKNELRSSFLNNIVNSRNMKEGNCIKDKKGSNEKELEFFNRFNYNSDGRNKGMNNTDVNNKKQKILENLMNINTNYDEDKSKTNLNMNDIKRNYLDNFYRNKNINKFEYKNAHHKRSSSSNVDMGRQENEKISNYLNYADDTQARINYYNERGSGNISAYERYLQLKNDNSNKSKNNNNTNSNSNGNFMSNNVNDINAKEINRNTNINRDPMNNNRGDNNNRDNSNRGNNNVNYNVNHNVNHNVNNNVNHNVNNNVNHNVNNNVNHNVNNNVNHSVNPNVIHNDNHNVNPNVIHNDNHNVNPNINPNVKNNVNHNVIHNDNHNVDHNVDHNVDHNADHNANHNVNPSANYNYNPNVNVNRSGSNSRNNNDLANLGHLDLNEIRKKHFNTFNNNTENESKYLNKRENYFEDKTESYTLNVINERNKMSHLLNNYEDLYSFDKNIKKKNDIKNIVCVCQASKQMARLQLHMEESRQMLETEKNLLKKKKDNFEKKVEMLAEKEKEIDKIHSQIKDKEITIDKKKNEIEEKEKYVNSIKCKYDNAQKELLDKMNECITIENKCKNKLYEYDEKFGQFNKKIKEMEEREKDIENERKSMERKEKMLNNNKKELEEEKLLNIKEKNELEMLKKELESLEKEKKKIIECEYNNLHNKEEELRRNERSNLIKENELKSRIDKYNELIDELNKNKKELENDKMKILDNMQEERMKLLNEKNNLKKEKDNEINYMKEELKKERSLMIEDVEKMKIIMLEDIENTKNGMLQNMDKESNKLREELENEKRLMIKNVEDEKEQFKDYIEKKCKENLQNEKLLLEKKYEEENNKLQNEMANERMKFVKDRDNFEQQKKIYEEEFREKCEKYEESIQKKYVMLEEEKNKMKYLIMKEQEELENYKKSVYLDIEEEKDKLYVQQEKLNLEKENLLVEKEQIEIELKNYKNFKEKEENDIKIRIINLSQQQEDLNKEKENLEKEKEELEKRKYDLDEREEGLNNDKLQMEQSRKIFDEQLDKIKRNKEELLNYDKELKTKEIDLIEKEKEHNKKEDELSKKKEKLNKFDSELREYSEKLQAREKKLKEKKNELQKVKDQLVNYKNSLKEKDAQFQMIEKREKELLDEQTVIHIDRNSLEVEKKQFLLMKEKHEKDTEFIQEQLKLLHEQLKNKEKSLKEKENEVNLLNKLQDCRSKSGKGAIISLKNLENRKYSSNLSRISNSKNKVKVKIIGKNKLDIIKRRNRKKSINFNYNNLEINNSIQYIDSMINENFKNKTFLKYKNNNLGLSDANFTSDEMGNHKSTHPKSNSNSKNNINNNIESKYLNDKELNYDKNSAQIDMIYDNINDKKCKDMWKNNNKKKYIADYAVNVIDGVGFGTTNNNNENKSFKNNYSSETNNRGNHSNMYTKSRYDFEKDSYNASNMHNAITDSRSSNSNYMNEAADENTTNYKKRDDVIYSDTNEYFGSNNNNDGNNNNNDDDDGSNNNNRSNNNNSSNNNNRSNNNNSSNNNNSSNKNNDIVDNKNYFNTQNSRKYNNGMGKMSSRNFVLKEGNIGSTNLSNDNYNQGYKDDDNNRDIKNGGNNGGEYHNVEGNNSMNNHVNRNNVRGEHNNQNNYGNNMNALEGAENEADRNGYNSNSNNKQSSNNGNMYKYSNNRVQNNIREYLNSDKYNNSYNINHLSTNIKMGNSNFNDTLHSGGGSCVGFKEKKEHEHGNIMSSLNVNNLIESDLIDVRSNYEYYPNNRNNKQDTGDHTHDKGAGDKHNDKRGENNYNGDDTNYEGGVNNYKENDVNYKGNHTDDRLIENYEYNDSTMLEYDNFKENDPNKNTICIDNINKNINCINNDVDNINNNINNINDNLHKISSTVHFIKDDHMNRKNQVSLNKIDNLVNKNMQSINHISSFMQSSRKKTMPLNKEVTNFKNSNAFNDEKNNKDGKSYKDYSDKLKKENNFDEFLEEVNCQKYANSTYTEKVDDEYCSNVENILTNKNMDDSYQYNKDVYNNSGEDVSGKRGDQVANNNSNVVRSNSRSNNSNNAGNNNNGYESRNNKNAVMIPSAPLAHNNTKINQANGYSSDSDILRNHNHILENEEEKLRRLNSHTAITCDHEGKLKTRNYSSNIYYNGNNNNYNNYEKSYDKKHDNNYDNNYDDYDNTYNGSYNNDDRDDARIYRGNEKHIVKNRNQNIISTNKDNDRNEYKNNTIYLKAANPNNELLVKEKNKANFMSLEKSNYFHKNKNNNRNNGSNDNSNDSNNDTNNDNSACNKNVFNTLKNHHINAPNLESEHKNVNVNVNKHSNSNDKSNMLGKNANKNGNKNANMVRIKGFMKEIQNSKESRNNNNNDNSRSNTRGGSNNKQSNYVNYNNNKYLNSKDVSNNGVQRSNNSNNSNSKNSKNNIIEQLDKTLLNKSIMINKQKKKMDKN